From Stigmatopora nigra isolate UIUO_SnigA chromosome 17, RoL_Snig_1.1, whole genome shotgun sequence, a single genomic window includes:
- the srek1 gene encoding splicing regulatory glutamine/lysine-rich protein 1, with protein MSGIPGTAVVQVTNLSSVVNSDQMRTLFGFLGDIEELRLYPPDNTTLSFSSKVCYIKFKEPSSVGVAQHLTNTVFIDRALIVVPCAEGKIPEEGKALSLLAPVTPVHSLLSGGGLLPIPTPVPLQNLNLPLVGQVTTAALDASASSVSQPPLMGNVDPTKVDEIRRTVYVGNLNSQTATAEQLMEFFRQVGEVKFVRMAGDETQPTRFAFVEFVEQDAVARALTFNGVMFGDRPLKVNHSNNAIVKPPEMTPQQLESVMKRVREAQSTIAAAIEPAEKEKHYVAHSGRSRRQSRSRSRSGSRRTSSRSKHGPTQKWPRTDAHASRRGHGKRSRSREKRQSMSRARVRRRSRGRSRSPPKKARSPSPKRIKKRRERSRDALESSSSKYRSRKDEERRKGKMHKARQDDRESSPSEDMQHNGVHKARSDDSSI; from the exons ATGAGCGGCATCCCCGGCACTGCTGTCGTCCAGGTGACCAATCTGTCATCGGTGGTGAACAGCGATCAGATGCGCACTCTCTTCGGCTTCCTGGGAGACATCGAAGAGCTGCGCCTCTACCCACCCGA CAACACCACCCTGTCCTTCTCTTCCAAAGTGTGCTATATCAAGTTTAAAGAGCCTTCCAGTGTTGGTGTGGCGCAGCATCTCACCAACACTGTTTTTATTGACAGAGCTCTCATTGTGGTACCATGTGCCGAAG GGAAGATTCCAGAAGAGGGCAAGGCCTTGTCACTTTTGGCACCTGTCACCCCTGTTCACAGCCTGCTTTCTGGTGGGGGGCTACTCCCCATCCCTACACCCGTCCCACTACAGAAC TTAAACCTACCCTTGGTGGGTCAGGTGACTACAGCTGCCTTGGATGCTTCTGCATCCTCTGTCTCGCAGCCCCCCCTCATGGGTAATGTGGACCCCACCAAGGTGGATGAGATCAGAAGGACAGTTTATGTGGGGAACCTGAACTCACAG ACCGCAACAGCAGAGCAGCTGATGGAGTTCTTCAGACAAGTGGGCGAGGTGAAATTCGTACGGATGGCGGGTGACGAGACACAGCCGACCCGCTTcgcctttgtggagtttgtggAGCAGGACGCCGTCGCCCGGGCGCTCACTTTCAACGGCGTCATGTTCGGTGATCGGCCCCTCAA GGTGAACCATTCCAACAATGCCATCGTGAAACCTCCCGAGATGACCCCGCAACAGCTGGAAAGCGTGATGAAACGTGTACGGGAGGCGCAGTCCACCATTGCTGCCGCCATCGAGCCAG CGGAAAAGGAGAAACACTACGTTGCTCATTCGGGAAGATCCCGTCGACAGTCGCGCTCTCGCTCCCGATCAGGCTCACGCAGGACATCGTCACGCTCTAAACATGG GCCGACACAAAAGTGGCCAAGGACGGACGCACATGCTTCCCGGAGGGGGCATGGGAAGCGCTCTCGCTCCAGGGAAAAACGGCAAAGCATGAGTCGCGCCAG AGTCCGTCGGCGAAGTCGGGGGCGCTCCCGGAGCCCTCCAAAGAAAGCCAGGTCGCCCTCCCCAAAAAG GATCAAGAAACGTCGAGAACGCAGTAGGGATGCGCTGGAATCTTCTTCATCAAAGTACAGGAGCCGCAAAGACGAAGAGCGACGAAAAGGAAAGATGCATAAG GCAAGACAAGACGACAGAGAGAGCTCACCCTCCGAGGACATGCAGCACAACGGTGTCCACAAAGCGCGCAGTGATGACTCGTCCATTTGA